Proteins from one Porites lutea chromosome 3, jaPorLute2.1, whole genome shotgun sequence genomic window:
- the LOC140930489 gene encoding uncharacterized protein: protein MEKSLVQSASPKRGPSSADANLSIVLNLMCHTTCHRQGGETEKFAKRAIESLVKKLRKKSEELDSLITAITTKGSKSSKCVTIQRTLDGRLQVCERKGFPHVIYARLWRWPDIQKMEMKHLDFCRYGYDLKYESVCVNPYHYERIRSPAAATLSVKTTSPNCDKCALSVLKESPPQPTSTYDQPKYLEAGPSNTLPGPSNIPCSADPCPIIVRNLLWHAVFRHQGADAESFCRRAIESLVKKLKKKFYELDSLIVAITSKGRQPSKCVTVQRTMDGRLQVGDKKDFPHVIYARLWRWPDVHKMEMRHKEFCQNGYDTKHEKVCVNPYHYERVQPPDWFRASLYGSAHKSHSISEGDNNLRSDEDTNGSSLSNGSDATEKNSSCYCTHTSSPPSGKKTEAQDANILNSRAKRKPADFNQDSDSDEDIDIEAESPKRTKLSPTESVSRRLVKRDERSSNFDSKSGRVRCALCNCVNNSLLGQGEFICFGRISGFPKHSPVTSQSHMQHSASAAYSNLHNHAVGGGSLASYGRRSSPQYDYEEHGSYWRYRTDATNSTLHHQSHGDIPVRTRSPDGKSHLVNSSSSGRLSPFPQEDLSSVGFVEEPDLVDLCDMSGHIWVHERCAAWTLASIATKSSADYTVDLTNQILSKKCCFCGRFGASIVCEMPDCGRIYHYPCAMAARTYQDIKTLKLYCSSHEDIIQRVAFCDRCHQGGELSQLLLCSRCNCHYHSYCCSPPVRATETVRVGWQCAQCKSCQSCRLPSPKDKLLICRSCDKGYHPLCIAPVVNPTEKLGWKCERCRQCRICRTKKTSRWHIDYTLCDKCYQNKHKTNHCPICNTEQGNHRVVQCDSCSRWIHTMCDNITDEIYRKLERDRSIIYVCKICRDEVEKIKRECRREIKADPVELEELSPVTSMILAQEMYKGENTKYNSDVTTSMATTPCSMTWMTSEPVQWSRLRMTYSFEYFIMKQYGKVLL from the exons ATGGAAAAAAGCTTAGTGCAATCGGCTTCCCCGAAACGAGGACCGAGCTCTGCCGATGCAAACCTAAGCATCGTTTTGAACTTAATGTGTCATACAACTTGCCATCGCCAGGGAGGCGAAACTGAGAAATTCGCAAAGAGAGCCATTGAATCGTTAGTAAAGAAGCTGAGAAAAAAATCCGAAGAGCTAGACTCTTTGATCACTGCCATTACGACTAAAGGCTCTAAATCATCGAAATGTGTCACGATTCAGAGAACTTTGGACGGCAGACTTCAAGTGTGCGAGCGCAAGGGCTTTCCACATGTGATTTACGCTCGACTGTGGCGATGGCCCGACATTCAAAAAATGGAGATGAAACATTTGGACTTTTGCCGATACGGCTATGACCTTAAGTATGAAAGTGTTTGTGTCAATCCGTACCATTATGAAAGAATCCGCAGTCCGGCAG ctGCAACTCTTTCAGTGAAAACAACATCACCAAATTGTGACAAGTGTGCATTATCTGTTTTGAAAGAAAGTCCTCCCCAACCAACATCTACATATGATCAACCAAAATATTTAGAAGCGGGACCCAGTAACACTCTACCGGGACCCAGCAATATTCCTTGTTCTGCTGATCCCTGTCCAATCATTGTGCGTAATTTACTCTGGCATGCTGTCTTTAGACATCAGGGTGCTGATGCTGAGAGCTTTTGTCGCAGGGCCATTGAGTCCCTggtgaaaaagttaaagaaaaaattttatgAGCTGGACTCTTTGATAGTAGCTATTACTTCCAAAGGACGGCAGCCATCAAAATGTGTCACTGTTCAAAGGACAATGGATGGGAGGTTACAAGTTGGGGACAAGAAGGACTTCCCACATGTTATATACGCACGGTTGTGGAGATGGCCAGATGTGCATAAAATGGAAATGCGACATAAAGAATTTTGTCAGAATGGTTAtgacacaaaacatgaaaaagtcTGTGTTAATCCTTACCATTATGAGAGAGTTCAACCACCAG ATTGGTTTAGAGCTTCATTGTATGGTAGTGCACACAAGTCACATAGCATTTcag AAGGTGATAATAACCTTAGAAGTGATGAG GATACGAATGGTAGCTCACTCTCAAATGGAAGTGATGCCACTGAGAAAAACAGTAGTTGTTACTGTACACACACCAGTTCTCCACCATCAGGGAAGAAGACAGAAGCCCAAGATGCAAACATCTTAAACTCCAGggcaaaaagaaagcctgcaGATTTTAATCAAGACAG TGACAGTGATGAAGATATTGATATTGAAGCAGAATCACCCAAGAGGACTAAG CTTTCTCCAACTGAAAGTGTATCAAGACGACTAGTCAAAAGAGATGAGAGATCCAGCAATTTTGATAGCAAATCAGGAAG agTACGCTGTGCTCTGTGCAACTGTGTGAATAACAGTTTATTGGGACAAGgtgaatttatttgttttggaaGAATATCTGGGTTTCCAAAGCACTCTCCAGTCACTTCTCAGTCACACATGCAGCATTCAGCATCTGCGGCTTATTCAAATCTACATAACCACGCTGTTGGTGGAGGTTCACTTGCTTCCTATGGAAGAAGAAGTTCCCCTCAGTATGACTATGAAGAGCATGGGTCTTACTGGAGATACAGGACTGATGCCACTAATTCAACACTTCATCATCAAAGTCATGGTGACATTCCTGTCAG AACAAGAAGCCCAGATGGGAAATCACATTTAGTAAATAGTTCAAGTAGTGGCAGACTCTCACCATTTCCTCAAGAAGATCTTTCCAGTGTTGGATTTGTAGAAGAACCTGACCTAGTTGATCTGTGTGACATGTCAGGTCACATATGGGTGCATGAGAGATGTGCAGCATGGACTTTGGCCTCCATAGCAACCAAATCTTCAGCTGATTACACAGTGGATTTAACAAACCAGATTCTTTCAAAG aaatgttgtttttgtggtCGCTTTGGTGCAAGTATTGTCTGTGAAATGCCAGATTGTGGTAGAATATACCACTACCCCTGTGCAATGGCTGCAAGAACCTATCAG GACAtaaaaacattgaaactttaCTGTTCAAGTCATGAGGACATCATACAAAGAGTAG CATTTTGTGACAGATGTCATCAGGGAGGGGAGCTGTCACAGTTGCTACTCTGCAGCCGATGTAACTGTCATTATCACAGCTACTGCTGTTCACCCCCGGTGCGTGCTACTGAAACTGTTAGAGTTGGCTGGCAATGTGCTCAGTGTAAATCCTGCCAGTCTTGTAG ACTTCCTTCCCCAAAGGATAAGCTGCTAATATGTCGCAGCTGTGACAAAGGTTACCATCCATTGTGTATAGCACCGGTGGTGAACCCTACAGAAAAATTGGGCTGGAAGTGTGAG AGATGTCGGCAATGCAGGATTTGCAGAACTAAGAAGACATCACGGTGGCACATTGACTATACATTGTGTGACAAGTGCTACCAAAACAAACACAAGACAAATCACTGTCCAATTTGCAACACCGAGCAGGGTAACCACAGAGTGGTGCAGTGTGATTCATGCAGCAG GTGGATTCATACGATGTGTGACAACATAACTGATGAGATTTACAGGAAACTTGAGAGAGATCGCAGCATTATTTATGTGTGCAAAATATGCAGAGATGAAGTTGAGAAGATTAAAAGGGAATGCAGAAGAGAG ATCAAAGCAGACCCTGTAGAGCTGGAAGAGTTATCTCCAGTTACTTCCATGATATTAGCTCAGGAAATGTACAAAGGAGAGAACACAAAATACAACTCTGATGTTACAACCAGCATGGCAACAACGCCATGTTCAATGACATGGATGACCTCTGAGCCTGTACAGTGGTCCAGATTAAGGATGACCTactcttttgaatattttatcaTGAAGCAGTATGGAAAAGTGCTACTTTAA
- the LOC140930490 gene encoding phytanoyl-CoA dioxygenase domain-containing protein 1-like isoform X2 yields the protein MRQEMHKIVQEMNLDEHPKSIFTTDVSQTKFRDDYFMTSGDKIRFFFEKGAFNDKGELITEKDRAINKVGHALHCLNPVFKKFTFNKRIQSVAKSVGYKHPAVPQSMYIFKQPRIGGEVTPHRDSTFLFTEPLSAMGVWIPLEDCTLENGCLQFVPKTQNDELKRRFIRNPQPGGTPTIFTGADSEEAGHENDYIPQLTKKGSLVLIHGTVLHRSSENKSEKSRHAYTFHIVEQENTEWSKQNWLQPTAELPFPALYIE from the exons ATGAGACAAGAGATGCACAAAATTGTGCAAGAAATGAACCTAGATGAGCATCCCAAAAGTATTTTTACAACTGATGTTTCACAGACAAAG TTTAGAGATGATTATTTTATGACAAGTGGAGATAAGATcagatttttctttgaaaagggAGCTTTTAATGACAAAG GTGAACTTATTACAGAGAAAGACAGAGCTATCAACAAAGTTGGTCATG CTCTGCATTGCTTAAATCCTGTCTTTAAGAAATTTACATTTAACAAGAGAATTCAG tCCGTTGCCAAATCAGTTGGTTATAAACATCCAGCTGTTCCACAAAGCATGTACATCTTTAAg CAACCAAGGATTGGTGGTGAAG TGACTCCTCATCGCGACTCCACATTTTTGTTCACTGAACCTCTTAGTGCTATGGGAGTGTGGATACCTTTAGAAGATTGCACTCTGGAAAATGGCTGTTTGCAATTTGTACCCAAAACTCAGAATG atgaattAAAGCGACGGTTTATTCGTAACCCCCAGCCTGGGGGGACACCTACCATTTTTACTGGAGCAGATAGTGAAGAAGCTGGTCATGAAAATGATTACATTCCTCAACTCACAAAAAAAG gTTCATTGGTGCTGATTCATGGAACAGTGCTACATAGAAGTTCTGAGAACAAGTCAGAGAAATCCCGACATGCATATACATTCCATATTGTTGAACAAGAAAATACAGAGTGGAGCAAACAGAACTG gttgCAACCTACAGCGGAACTTCCATTTCCTGCACTTTATATAGAATAA
- the LOC140930490 gene encoding phytanoyl-CoA dioxygenase domain-containing protein 1-like isoform X1, which yields MEDCPGLSSAQVEKYKTDGFLVIEGFFSLDEVEEMRQEMHKIVQEMNLDEHPKSIFTTDVSQTKFRDDYFMTSGDKIRFFFEKGAFNDKGELITEKDRAINKVGHALHCLNPVFKKFTFNKRIQSVAKSVGYKHPAVPQSMYIFKQPRIGGEVTPHRDSTFLFTEPLSAMGVWIPLEDCTLENGCLQFVPKTQNDELKRRFIRNPQPGGTPTIFTGADSEEAGHENDYIPQLTKKGSLVLIHGTVLHRSSENKSEKSRHAYTFHIVEQENTEWSKQNWLQPTAELPFPALYIE from the exons ATGGAGGATTGTCCAGGACTTTCTTCGGCGCAAGTTGAGAAG TACAAAACAGATGGCTTCCTTGTCATCGAAGGCTTCTTCTCGCTTGATGAGGTGGAGGAAATGAGACAAGAGATGCACAAAATTGTGCAAGAAATGAACCTAGATGAGCATCCCAAAAGTATTTTTACAACTGATGTTTCACAGACAAAG TTTAGAGATGATTATTTTATGACAAGTGGAGATAAGATcagatttttctttgaaaagggAGCTTTTAATGACAAAG GTGAACTTATTACAGAGAAAGACAGAGCTATCAACAAAGTTGGTCATG CTCTGCATTGCTTAAATCCTGTCTTTAAGAAATTTACATTTAACAAGAGAATTCAG tCCGTTGCCAAATCAGTTGGTTATAAACATCCAGCTGTTCCACAAAGCATGTACATCTTTAAg CAACCAAGGATTGGTGGTGAAG TGACTCCTCATCGCGACTCCACATTTTTGTTCACTGAACCTCTTAGTGCTATGGGAGTGTGGATACCTTTAGAAGATTGCACTCTGGAAAATGGCTGTTTGCAATTTGTACCCAAAACTCAGAATG atgaattAAAGCGACGGTTTATTCGTAACCCCCAGCCTGGGGGGACACCTACCATTTTTACTGGAGCAGATAGTGAAGAAGCTGGTCATGAAAATGATTACATTCCTCAACTCACAAAAAAAG gTTCATTGGTGCTGATTCATGGAACAGTGCTACATAGAAGTTCTGAGAACAAGTCAGAGAAATCCCGACATGCATATACATTCCATATTGTTGAACAAGAAAATACAGAGTGGAGCAAACAGAACTG gttgCAACCTACAGCGGAACTTCCATTTCCTGCACTTTATATAGAATAA
- the LOC140930491 gene encoding superoxide dismutase [Mn], mitochondrial-like → MLSRGCLSFMSVKKLFPVVLAGVARAKHTLPDLPYDYNALEPTISVEIMQLHHQKHHATYVNNLNVAEEKLAEAQAKGDISSLISLQPALKFNGGGHINHSIFWTNLSPDGGGEPTGDLLEAIKRDFGSFENFKERFNTASVAVQGSGWGWLGYNKVDKHLVIATCANQDPLQATTGLVPLLGIDMWEHAYYLQYKNLRPDYMKAIYNVINWANVAERYDAAKS, encoded by the exons ATGCTTTCTCGGGGTTGTCTAAGTTTTATGTCCGTGAAAAAGCTCTTTCCTGTAGTTCTTGCAGGAGTAGCTAGAGCTAAGCACACTCTTCCAGACTTGCCTTACGATTACAACGCCTTGGAACCAACAATCAGCGTGGAAATCATGCAACTTCACCACCAAAAGCACCATGCTACTTACGTAAATAACTTAAATGTGGCAGAAGAGAAGCTTGCTGAGGCACAAGCTAAAG GTGATATCAGTTCCTTAATATCTCTACAACCAGCACTTAAATTCAATGGTGGAGGGCACATCAATCACAGTATATTTTGGACAAATCTTTCTCCTGATGGTGGTGGAGAACCAACAG GTGACCTGCTGGAAGCTATCAAGAGAGACTTTGGCTCCTTTGAGAATTTCAAAGAAAGATTCAACACAGCATCAGTGGCAGTGCAGGGTTCAGGTTGGGGTTGGTTG GGGTACAACAAGGTAGATAAACATCTTGTGATTGCTACCTGTGCCAACCAAGATCCACTTCAAGCCACAACAG GTCTTGTTCCCCTTCTTGGAATTGATATGTGGGAACATGCATACTACCTTCAGTATAAGAACCTGCGTCCTGATTACATGAAGGCTATTTATAATGTTATCAACTGGGCCAATGTAGCTGAAAGATATGATGCAGCCAAATCATAA